Proteins encoded together in one Impatiens glandulifera chromosome 1, dImpGla2.1, whole genome shotgun sequence window:
- the LOC124928002 gene encoding glycine-rich cell wall structural protein 1-like has product MGRRAWGLGRGAWVVRGGAWSVGLGVGGAWSVGHEVGRGDGRGLAWSVDGAWGVGLGVAGAWGMGLGMGGGVDRGTQHISNGNGNERNEHTHFDAGRSGLHGDAIGSPALQVGLAVGGVGDERRWQLVVGGWQLGEEEWWGRGVKEKEKRRRGLGLGNVRGDHP; this is encoded by the exons ATGGGGCGTCGGGCAtggggtcttgggcgtggggcgtgggtggTGCGTGGGGGtgcgtggagcgtgggcttgggcgtgggtgggGCGTGGAGCGTGGGGCATGAGGTTGGGCGTGGGGATGGGCGTGGGTTGGCATGGAGCGTGGAtggtgcgtggggcgtgggcttgggcgtggctGGTGCGTGGGGCATGGGCTTGGGCATGGGTGGGGGCGTGGATCGTGGGACGCAACA TATTTCAAACGGGAACGGtaatgaaagaaatgaacatacccattttgatgCTGGTCGGTCGGGTCTACACGGCGATGCAATTGGGTCTCCGGCGTTGCAGGTTGGTCTCGCCGTCGGTGGCGTTGGAGATGAGAGGCGGTGGCAGTTGGTGGTCGGTGGCTGGCAGTTGGGAGAAGAGGAGTGGTGGGGTCGCGGGGTAAAGGAAAAGGAGAAGAGAAGAAGGGGATTGGGTTTGGGAAATGTGAGGGGGGACCATCCGTGA
- the LOC124928009 gene encoding uncharacterized protein LOC124928009 encodes MEVECGVVRRSWGEAWSVGLCVGVERGVVRGAWGLSMGLCVGRRMAPNKTIINDFNGRVSWKSTSPSLTKIKERKISSNSKEIRFLVNGKEVCWGMKDYALVTGLNFGRFPLVEEKKVEECSPFVLKYFKGKNDVRLKELEDIFVGCSDKEDSWKMGLIFLIYQATLQGIDKDIKHLRGLYLAKKKTWEKKSICDVAYTLHGFALAFQVWTYELINTFVPKVAEKTLEDDPTSPRIVFYKSFRSYTLLEYPQPSRNAMFEEKLMSLRRRSGKEKTKRKNNDVALDNEKRTTKRKNDDVDNENRTKRKNDEVMNSKRKNDEEMKKSKQDDVDEIKIKMNERKERRERMTNLAKKRKADELAEKREVEKEEEEDEDDDSPSTPQVSRKLNFDHPEEKNDDSLPTPPQSSRKLKEVEVEAEKEVEVEVEAEKNKEAEVEAEKNKEAEVEVEAEKKVEEEKEKNVEVETENEEKVEMEKKVEEIDVIIYIIKRRVALFPKTYPKNFSIADSHLS; translated from the exons atggcaccaaACAAAAccattattaatgattttaatggccgtgtttcatggaaatccacTAGCCCCAGCTTGACAAAGATAAAGGAGAG AAAAATCAGCTCAAATTCGAAGGAGATAAGATTCTTGGTCAATGGTAAGGAGGTCTGCTGGGGTATGAAGGATTATGCATTGGTGACAGGCCTCAACTTTGGCAGATTTCCTTtagtggaggagaagaaggttGAAGAATGTTCACCCTTTGtcctcaaatattttaagggtAAAAATGATGTTAGACTGAAAGAGCTTGAAGATATTTTCGTCGGATGCTCTGATAAGGAGGAttcatggaagatggggctcaTATTTCTCATTTACCA AGCAACCCTACAGGGTATTGACAAAGATATAAAACACCTTCGTGGGTTATATCTCGCCAAGAAGAAAACCTGGGAAAAGAAAAGCATATGTGATGTCGCTTATACTTtacatgggttcgcactagcattccaagtgtggacctatgagctTATCAATACATTCGTCCCCAAAGTTGCTGAAAAGACACTGGAAGATGATCCTACAAGCCCAAGGATAGTGTTCTATAAATCTTTTAGGAGTTATACCCTACTAGAGTATCCACAGCCATCCAGAAATGCAATGTTCGAAGAAAAATTGATGAGTCTACGGAGGAGAAGCGGAA AGGAGAAGACGAAGAGGAAGAATAATGATGTTGCACTTGATAATGAGAAGAGGACGACGAAgaggaagaatgatgatgttgataatgAGAATAGGACGAAGAGGAAGAATGATGAGGTGATGAACTCTAAGAGGAAGAATGACgaggagatgaagaagagtaaGCAGGATGATGTTGATGAGATTAAGATAAAGATGAATGAGAGGAAGGAGAGGCGAGAGAGGATGACGAACTTGGCCAAGAAGAGGAAGGCTGATGAGTTGGCCGAGAAGAGAGAG GTGgaaaaggaggaggaggaagacgAG GATGATGATTCGCCCTCCACGCCACAAGTATCTCGCAAATTGAATTTTGATCACCCAGAGGAGAAGAATGATGATTCGCTTCCTACGCCGCCCCAATCCTCTCGCAAATTGAAGGAG GTTGAGGTGGAGGCTGagaaggaggtggaggtggaggtggaggcgGAGAAGAATAAGGAGGCTGAGGTGGAGGCGGAGAAGAATAAAGAGGctgaggtggaggtggaggctGAGAAGAAGGTGGAggaagagaaggagaagaatgtGGAGGTGGAGACTGAGAATGAGGAGAAGGTGGAGATGGAGAAGAAGGTGGag GAGATAGATGTAATCATTTACATAATAAAACGAAGGGTTGCGCTGTTTCCTAAGACATATCCAAAGAATTTCTCAATTGCTGACTCTCATCTCTCTTAG